The stretch of DNA tttttaatatttttaacaagTGTGCCAGAGGCACCGTTTAGCATCACCCTTTTATTACTTTCTAATGAAGAGAGAAAGATAGACATGGAGTTAAGAGAAGGATGAAGAGTAAAGGATAAGTAGAGAATCCAAATCTACAGAAAAATTGTGTTGTAGACAAGTTCAAGCACAACAAATAAACCACCACACAAAGGAGAAATTACAAAACCATGATAAGATGAAAAGAATCGACAATATTTTAggttactaaaaaaaataaaatatgcagCCATTTGTTTCACTTTGTGTCTGTATTCCATGATCAATGTGGTATACAAATCCACAAATGTTTTAGGTTGTTTCACTTcctgaataaaaaaaaattatgctgcCACTTTACTACAAGTGATTTACTTTAGTTTAATATAAAACTGTATTCAAATCtcacaaacaaaagaaataaacaaaatgGGGCTAAAATGAATAATTCTTTTACCAACCATCTTAATGGAAACACAAAAACAGGTGATATATAACTCAATGTCTCAACAAAATTAGTTTCACAATCTAAAGATAGACTCAATTGAAGAAAGCAAAATACTAGATATGTTTCTCAAGGCTTCAAAACAGAGATAGATATATGATAAATAAATCAATCTTCATCATCTATGACCTTGGTGCCCAAACCTTTTAGCTCTTCCTTTGGAATTTCAACAACGGTGACAAGGGAGTACAATTCTTCCTTGGCGTCTTCGTCATCATTCCTCTTGCGAGCAATGCGTACCCTGATCCTCCTGGGTACACTTCTAATTCCCTGACTCCAGATAGCCTTGTTCAGCTTGACATCGACCCTGACATCGTTAGTGCCCATGGCTTTTTGAGTAAATTTCCTTATCTCCTTTATAGCATTTGGTGCCTTCTTTTTGAAGGTGCTGTTTTACAGTGcatacaaaattaaaaacaatcaGAAACTACTACCAGACACGATTTATGC from Trifolium pratense cultivar HEN17-A07 linkage group LG5, ARS_RC_1.1, whole genome shotgun sequence encodes:
- the LOC123884002 gene encoding 60S ribosomal protein L31-like; this encodes MVEKGAAGRKEEVVTREYTINLHKRLHGCTFKKKAPNAIKEIRKFTQKAMGTNDVRVDVKLNKAIWSQGIRSVPRRIRVRIARKRNDDEDAKEELYSLVTVVEIPKEELKGLGTKVIDDED